In one Denitratisoma sp. genomic region, the following are encoded:
- a CDS encoding TRAP transporter substrate-binding protein: MKLRNLLMGMTVLAFSAAVAAQQPIVIKFSHVVAKETPKGKASDFFAKRAEELTKGKVKVEVYANSTLYKDKEEMEALQLGAVQMLAPSLAKFGPLGVKEFEVFDLPFIFDNYAELHKITQGPVGKQLMAKLEPKGIKGLAYWDNGFKSMSANKQLKAPDDFKGLKMRIQSSKVLESQMRSVGALPQVMAFSEVYQALQTGVVDGTENPHSNLYTQKMHEVQKHMTLTEHGYLGYAVITNKKFWEGLPADVRGQLEQAMKESTDYANKIAKEENDQALEKVKASGKTQIYTPTAAERMAIKKAMMKTHKEMESRIGKEIIESVYKETGFDPSKL, from the coding sequence ATGAAACTGCGTAATCTTTTGATGGGCATGACCGTCTTGGCATTTTCCGCGGCTGTTGCGGCGCAACAGCCGATTGTGATCAAGTTCAGCCACGTCGTTGCCAAGGAAACCCCGAAGGGGAAGGCGTCGGATTTCTTTGCCAAGCGTGCGGAGGAACTGACCAAGGGCAAGGTGAAGGTCGAGGTGTATGCCAACAGCACCCTCTACAAGGACAAGGAAGAGATGGAGGCGTTGCAGCTTGGCGCCGTACAGATGCTGGCACCTTCCCTGGCGAAGTTCGGTCCGCTCGGGGTGAAGGAGTTCGAGGTTTTCGATCTGCCGTTCATCTTCGACAACTACGCCGAACTGCACAAGATTACCCAGGGCCCGGTCGGCAAGCAGCTGATGGCCAAGCTGGAGCCGAAAGGCATCAAGGGGCTCGCCTATTGGGATAACGGCTTCAAGTCGATGTCCGCCAACAAGCAACTCAAGGCGCCCGACGACTTCAAGGGCCTGAAGATGCGCATCCAGTCTTCCAAGGTGCTGGAGTCGCAGATGCGCTCGGTCGGGGCGCTGCCGCAGGTGATGGCCTTCTCGGAGGTCTACCAGGCGCTGCAGACCGGCGTGGTGGACGGCACAGAGAACCCGCATTCGAACCTCTACACGCAGAAAATGCATGAGGTGCAGAAGCACATGACCCTGACCGAGCACGGCTATCTCGGTTACGCCGTGATCACCAACAAGAAGTTCTGGGAAGGGCTGCCCGCCGATGTGCGCGGTCAGCTCGAGCAGGCGATGAAGGAGTCGACCGACTACGCCAACAAGATTGCCAAGGAGGAAAACGATCAGGCGCTGGAAAAAGTGAAGGCCTCCGGCAAGACCCAGATCTACACGCCGACGGCAGCCGAGCGCATGGCCATCAAGAAGGCCATGATGAAGACCCACAAGGAAATGGAGTCGCGCATCGGCAAAGAGATCATCGAGTCGGTTTACAAGGAAACCGGCTTCGATCCATCCAAGCTGTAA
- a CDS encoding response regulator, with protein sequence MIGTAYIVDDDEAIRDALTWLFKSRMVASRAWHSAEAFLADWRHDLRGCLVLDVRMEGMSGLELFDLLSERGSHMPVIFLSGHGDIPLAVAAVKKGAFDFVEKPFNDNELVDRVIQALAFDASRQERRAGQASLDARIGQLTPREREVMVRILDGKYNKVIADELNIAMRTVEVHRARIFEKMGVKSAVELAQLLSGRR encoded by the coding sequence ATGATTGGAACCGCCTATATCGTTGACGACGACGAGGCCATCCGCGATGCGCTGACCTGGTTGTTCAAGTCTCGCATGGTGGCAAGCCGTGCCTGGCATTCGGCAGAAGCTTTCCTTGCCGACTGGCGGCACGACCTGCGGGGCTGCCTGGTGTTGGACGTGCGCATGGAAGGCATGAGCGGGCTGGAATTGTTTGACCTGCTATCCGAACGAGGATCCCACATGCCCGTGATCTTCCTCAGTGGGCATGGCGATATTCCACTCGCCGTCGCCGCAGTCAAAAAGGGTGCCTTCGATTTCGTCGAAAAACCGTTCAACGACAACGAACTGGTGGATCGCGTGATTCAGGCCTTGGCGTTCGATGCATCGCGGCAGGAGCGGCGTGCGGGACAGGCGTCGCTTGATGCACGCATAGGACAGCTCACGCCTCGAGAGCGGGAGGTCATGGTGCGCATTCTTGACGGGAAATACAACAAGGTGATTGCCGACGAATTGAACATCGCCATGCGAACGGTAGAGGTGCACCGGGCCCGCATCTTCGAGAAAATGGGGGTCAAGTCGGCCGTGGAACTAGCCCAATTGCTTTCCGGCCGGAGGTAG
- a CDS encoding PAS domain S-box protein: MSPPLPTSQRPQHLRPWDWTVPRVAVFLFLFALGTLLWLLHRQEIEEQKATLINDMLWVEQNLDFQLSRHQEQLQQLAQDYFAGELAGPRFDPHARSLMLNSPGMVKLLILDEGGALLRGAPGTVADDIGGIALRPEPSRQAYILSNSTGKAAFSPPYPDEGEFFFDLVVPYFRDSQLLGTIMATFSIRKLIAEQVPWWFAERYRLSVTDAEGAVLGSKSNLKAGKETLDYQISFEPPGHGLLLVANAYRTETGLWRNALAVIIVGLAIAVLGSLWSLRRHVQRRLEAEQALSREHAFRKAMEDSLFTGLRARDLDGRIIYVNPAFCRMTGFSASELVGLSPPMPYWVPEEYDATLTAHQKVLAGLAPSEGVELPLQRKNGERFDALIYEAPLIDAEGRHTGWMGSVLDVTERKRAEELARQQQEKLQLTARLVTMGEMASTLAHELNQPLSAISSYTTGCINRLDAGDLPRSELREALGKLAAQAQRAGRVIRRIYDFVRRSEPQRAPCNVNEIIEDATGLIEADARKGGVRIVQDLFSPLPEILADRVMIEQVLLNLMRNGMDAMQATPSDRKQLIVSTVLDEKGILVSVADHGSGIAQEAAAHLFEPFFSTKPEGMGMGLNICRSIIEFHKGRMWVDANPEGGTVFRFTLPREEA; the protein is encoded by the coding sequence ATGAGCCCGCCGCTCCCCACCAGCCAGCGTCCGCAGCACCTTCGTCCCTGGGACTGGACCGTACCCCGTGTCGCGGTCTTCCTGTTCCTGTTCGCCCTGGGCACCCTGCTCTGGTTGCTGCATCGGCAGGAAATCGAGGAGCAGAAGGCGACATTGATCAACGACATGCTCTGGGTCGAACAGAACCTCGACTTTCAGCTGTCCCGCCACCAGGAGCAATTGCAGCAACTTGCCCAGGATTACTTTGCGGGCGAACTGGCTGGGCCCCGATTCGACCCGCATGCCCGCAGCCTGATGCTGAACAGCCCGGGCATGGTCAAGCTGCTCATTCTGGACGAAGGCGGCGCACTGCTGCGGGGAGCCCCCGGCACGGTCGCGGACGACATCGGCGGTATCGCACTCAGACCGGAGCCCTCAAGACAGGCATACATCCTGTCGAACTCGACCGGCAAGGCCGCGTTCAGCCCGCCGTACCCGGACGAAGGGGAGTTTTTTTTCGACTTGGTCGTTCCCTATTTTCGTGACAGCCAGCTCCTTGGCACGATCATGGCCACCTTCTCGATTCGGAAACTGATCGCCGAGCAGGTGCCCTGGTGGTTTGCCGAGCGCTACCGCTTGAGCGTGACGGATGCGGAAGGGGCAGTCCTCGGCTCGAAATCCAATCTCAAGGCAGGCAAGGAAACCCTCGACTACCAGATCTCTTTCGAGCCGCCGGGACATGGGCTGTTGCTCGTGGCCAATGCCTATCGCACGGAAACCGGCCTGTGGCGCAACGCTCTGGCAGTCATCATTGTCGGCCTGGCCATTGCTGTGCTCGGCAGCCTCTGGTCCCTCCGCAGGCACGTGCAAAGACGACTGGAGGCGGAACAAGCCTTGTCGCGCGAGCATGCCTTCCGCAAGGCGATGGAAGATTCCCTGTTCACCGGACTGCGCGCCCGCGACCTGGATGGGCGCATCATCTATGTCAACCCGGCCTTCTGCCGCATGACAGGTTTCTCCGCCAGCGAACTTGTTGGGCTCAGCCCCCCCATGCCCTACTGGGTTCCCGAGGAATACGATGCAACGCTCACCGCACACCAGAAGGTACTGGCCGGACTGGCACCCAGCGAAGGCGTGGAATTGCCTCTTCAGCGCAAGAACGGTGAGCGCTTCGACGCGCTTATATACGAAGCACCACTCATCGACGCCGAAGGGCGTCATACAGGCTGGATGGGGTCGGTACTGGATGTAACAGAGCGCAAGCGGGCCGAAGAGCTCGCGCGGCAGCAGCAGGAGAAGCTTCAGCTCACTGCTCGCCTTGTGACTATGGGCGAGATGGCGTCGACCCTCGCCCATGAACTGAACCAGCCGTTGTCTGCCATCTCCAGCTATACGACCGGCTGCATCAATCGCCTCGACGCAGGCGACCTGCCGCGAAGCGAGCTGCGTGAAGCGCTCGGCAAACTGGCTGCCCAAGCCCAACGCGCTGGACGCGTAATCCGACGCATCTACGATTTCGTTCGTCGCAGCGAGCCGCAGCGCGCACCCTGCAATGTCAACGAAATTATCGAGGACGCAACCGGGCTTATCGAAGCAGATGCCCGGAAAGGTGGCGTGAGGATCGTTCAAGACCTATTCAGCCCTCTGCCGGAAATCCTGGCTGACCGCGTCATGATCGAGCAGGTGCTTCTCAATCTGATGCGTAATGGCATGGATGCCATGCAAGCCACGCCATCCGATCGGAAGCAGCTCATCGTAAGTACGGTCCTGGACGAAAAGGGCATTCTGGTCAGTGTTGCAGATCATGGCAGCGGGATCGCACAAGAGGCTGCGGCGCATCTTTTTGAACCGTTCTTCTCGACGAAGCCGGAAGGCATGGGTATGGGCCTGAACATCTGCCGCTCCATCATAGAATTCCACAAGGGTCGCATGTGGGTTGACGCCAACCCGGAGGGGGGGACCGTTTTCCGCTTCACCCTGCCGCGGGAGGAGGCATGA
- the tilS gene encoding tRNA lysidine(34) synthetase TilS: MASTRNSRPPVDLTARIFDCLRQFVRGSDRLVVALSGGVDSVFLLHVLLRLSGRHGFHLSALHVNHGISPNSDRWQAFCEQLCKAWGIRLDVKKVAVERDGDEGLEGAARRARYKAFAEMDAEWLVLAHHRDDQAETLLFNLLRGTGVGGAAAMPVVRPFASRHGTGILRPLLNTSREEIVDFARAEDLVWVEDESNVDPRYARNFLRHRIFPLLRERFPGCDAVMARAAAHFSECEHLLEELARNDAAMVMHEGRIIASRLARLDGARARNLLRYVLRSEGILQPDSVRLHEIVRQVCSAAPDRHLSFDLGERVLYRYRDEVWLIPHAETGSDTMWRGEARLKWGAAVLHFKTLAGEGISREKLVSNCVRISLRRGGERFQADGRRPRRELKKLLQEHAVPPWERSKMPLLWCGDNLVWVPGIGIDCAWQCAPGEPGIMPELEGLPPAGKQLG; this comes from the coding sequence ATGGCAAGTACAAGGAACAGCAGGCCGCCCGTTGATCTGACCGCCCGGATATTCGACTGCCTGAGGCAGTTTGTCCGGGGGAGCGATCGGCTTGTTGTAGCACTCTCCGGAGGGGTGGATTCCGTCTTTCTTCTGCATGTACTGCTAAGACTGTCCGGAAGGCATGGATTCCATCTGTCCGCACTGCATGTCAACCACGGTATCAGCCCGAATTCGGATCGATGGCAGGCGTTCTGCGAGCAGTTGTGCAAGGCATGGGGAATTCGGCTTGACGTGAAAAAGGTAGCCGTGGAGCGCGACGGCGACGAGGGGCTTGAGGGGGCTGCGCGCCGAGCCCGTTACAAGGCTTTTGCAGAAATGGATGCCGAATGGCTGGTTCTGGCGCACCATCGCGACGACCAGGCCGAGACCCTTCTCTTCAATCTTCTGCGGGGAACCGGCGTCGGTGGTGCCGCTGCCATGCCGGTGGTGCGACCATTTGCCAGCCGCCATGGAACGGGTATTCTGCGCCCGCTCCTTAATACCTCGCGCGAGGAGATCGTGGATTTTGCCCGCGCTGAGGATTTGGTGTGGGTCGAGGACGAAAGCAATGTCGATCCCCGGTATGCCCGCAACTTCCTCCGGCATCGAATTTTCCCATTGCTGAGAGAACGGTTCCCTGGCTGCGATGCCGTGATGGCAAGGGCGGCAGCGCATTTTTCCGAGTGTGAGCACCTGCTGGAAGAGCTTGCCAGAAACGATGCCGCAATGGTCATGCACGAAGGCCGGATCATTGCATCGCGTCTAGCAAGACTCGATGGAGCGCGCGCACGAAATCTGCTGCGGTACGTTCTGCGCAGCGAAGGTATCCTCCAACCGGATAGCGTACGGCTGCATGAAATTGTGCGTCAGGTGTGCAGTGCCGCTCCTGATCGCCATTTGTCCTTCGATTTGGGGGAGAGGGTGCTGTATCGATATCGGGACGAGGTCTGGTTGATTCCGCATGCCGAGACGGGATCTGACACGATGTGGCGGGGGGAGGCCAGGTTGAAATGGGGTGCAGCGGTGCTGCACTTCAAAACCTTGGCGGGTGAGGGAATCAGCCGTGAAAAGCTTGTCAGTAATTGTGTGAGGATTTCCCTCCGGCGGGGAGGGGAGCGCTTTCAGGCGGATGGCCGAAGACCTCGCAGGGAATTGAAGAAGCTGCTGCAGGAACATGCCGTGCCGCCGTGGGAAAGAAGCAAAATGCCATTGTTGTGGTGTGGCGACAATCTTGTCTGGGTTCCCGGCATTGGCATCGATTGCGCTTGGCAATGTGCTCCGGGAGAGCCCGGGATCATGCCGGAGCTCGAGGGCCTACCTCCGGCCGGAAAGCAATTGGGCTAG
- a CDS encoding acetyl-CoA carboxylase carboxyltransferase subunit alpha, with product MKTTFLDFEQPIAELEAKIEELRYVQDDSAVDISEEISRLETKSQSLTKDIYAKLTPWQIAQVARHPQRPYTLDYIQHIFTDFEELHGDRAFADDHAIVGGLARFNGLSVMVIGHQKGRDTKEKIHRNFGMPRPEGYRKALRLMRLAEKFGIPVITFVDTPGAYPGIDAEERGQSEAIGRNLYVMAELKVPLICTVIGEGGSGGALAIAVGDVVMMLQYATYSVISPEGCASILWKSAEKAPEAAETMGITASRLKTLGLVDRVVNEPLGGAHRDHRIMAQALKKALQDALRQVSDLSPAELVEQRFERVLGYGKYKEQQAAR from the coding sequence ATGAAGACCACTTTCCTGGATTTCGAGCAACCAATCGCCGAATTGGAAGCGAAGATCGAAGAACTGCGTTATGTGCAAGATGATTCGGCCGTCGACATTTCCGAGGAGATTAGCCGCCTGGAAACCAAGAGCCAATCGCTGACCAAGGATATCTACGCCAAGCTTACGCCCTGGCAGATAGCCCAAGTGGCACGACATCCTCAGCGGCCGTATACGCTCGACTATATACAGCATATTTTTACGGATTTTGAGGAACTGCACGGTGATCGTGCCTTTGCGGACGATCACGCCATCGTCGGGGGGCTTGCGCGCTTCAACGGACTGTCGGTCATGGTGATCGGCCACCAAAAGGGACGCGATACCAAGGAAAAAATCCATCGCAATTTTGGAATGCCCCGCCCAGAGGGGTATCGCAAGGCACTACGACTGATGCGGCTAGCCGAAAAATTCGGCATTCCGGTGATCACCTTCGTCGATACGCCGGGCGCCTATCCGGGAATCGATGCGGAAGAGCGTGGCCAGTCCGAGGCCATTGGTCGCAACTTGTATGTAATGGCCGAGTTGAAAGTGCCGCTCATCTGTACGGTGATCGGCGAGGGTGGATCGGGAGGGGCGCTAGCCATTGCTGTTGGTGATGTCGTCATGATGCTGCAATACGCCACTTATTCGGTTATCTCGCCGGAAGGCTGCGCTTCCATTCTCTGGAAGAGTGCTGAGAAAGCGCCCGAGGCGGCAGAAACGATGGGTATTACCGCCTCGCGTCTGAAAACCCTCGGCCTGGTGGATCGCGTCGTGAACGAACCTCTTGGCGGCGCCCACCGCGATCACCGAATCATGGCGCAGGCACTCAAGAAGGCACTGCAGGATGCCTTGCGTCAGGTTTCCGATCTTTCTCCCGCCGAGCTTGTCGAGCAGCGTTTTGAGCGTGTGCTCGGTTATGGCAAGTACAAGGAACAGCAGGCCGCCCGTTGA
- a CDS encoding energy-coupling factor ABC transporter ATP-binding protein gives MSAPILVLEGVRKSFGERRIINVGKLELAAGESYVLTGENGSGKTTFLRIMAGLETAEAGFCRFDGKLVNLQAYPESLRRDVIYVHQHPYLFRGSIADNIAYGLKARGIAGSARDQMVKDAIDWAGVADLLEVPPQRLSGGEKQRVALARARVLQPRLFLLDEPTANLDTEARQQTMRLIRDLCAANSTVVLACHDREIIELPHMHRLHMEHGSIDAQASSAPGA, from the coding sequence GTGAGCGCTCCGATTCTCGTACTTGAGGGGGTGCGCAAATCGTTTGGGGAACGGCGCATCATAAATGTAGGAAAGCTGGAGCTGGCTGCCGGCGAGAGTTATGTGCTGACAGGGGAGAACGGTTCCGGCAAGACGACCTTCCTGAGGATCATGGCGGGCTTGGAGACGGCTGAGGCTGGTTTCTGCCGGTTCGATGGCAAGCTAGTAAATCTACAGGCCTATCCGGAATCGCTGCGACGTGATGTTATATATGTTCATCAGCACCCTTATCTGTTTCGTGGCAGCATCGCTGACAACATCGCTTACGGACTGAAAGCGCGCGGCATAGCAGGGTCCGCACGTGATCAGATGGTAAAGGATGCCATTGACTGGGCTGGTGTGGCCGATCTGCTCGAGGTGCCGCCGCAAAGGCTGTCAGGCGGTGAAAAGCAACGGGTGGCTCTGGCTCGTGCGCGCGTACTTCAACCGCGTCTTTTCCTGCTCGATGAGCCCACTGCTAATCTGGATACTGAGGCGCGTCAGCAAACCATGAGATTGATACGGGATCTGTGCGCCGCAAACAGTACGGTAGTACTCGCTTGCCATGATCGTGAAATCATCGAACTCCCCCACATGCATCGTCTGCACATGGAACACGGGAGTATCGATGCGCAAGCTAGCTCTGCGCCCGGGGCCTGA
- a CDS encoding ABC transporter permease: protein MDWLATTREAFALLFTGDAELWQVIFISLRVSILAMLIAAPPAIAFGYFLATASFPGRRTLIVITQGLLASPTVVVGLILYLLLSRQGVFGSLKLLFTQEAMIIGQVLIALPVLVAFTISAVQGADPRVRETAISLGASRLRSAWTTLLEVRFGVMAAVFNAFGRIVSEIGCSLMVGGNIAGVTRNIPTAIALETSKGEFAQGIALGFVLLLVALSVNFALAFAQGEGGMK from the coding sequence ATGGATTGGTTGGCAACAACCCGAGAAGCATTTGCCTTGCTATTCACCGGTGATGCTGAACTCTGGCAGGTCATTTTCATTTCACTTAGAGTTTCGATACTGGCAATGCTGATAGCGGCTCCGCCGGCTATTGCCTTTGGCTATTTCCTGGCTACAGCTTCCTTTCCAGGCCGTCGGACGTTGATTGTCATCACCCAGGGCTTGCTTGCATCTCCAACTGTGGTTGTCGGCTTGATCCTCTATCTTCTGCTGTCACGCCAGGGGGTATTCGGATCGCTCAAGCTGCTCTTCACCCAAGAAGCAATGATCATCGGACAAGTACTGATTGCTCTGCCGGTGCTGGTGGCATTTACCATATCTGCCGTTCAGGGGGCTGACCCACGGGTCCGGGAAACCGCAATAAGTTTGGGAGCCTCGCGACTTCGCTCTGCGTGGACTACCTTGCTGGAGGTTCGTTTTGGCGTCATGGCGGCAGTCTTCAATGCATTTGGCAGAATTGTCTCCGAAATCGGCTGCTCGCTCATGGTCGGCGGCAATATTGCCGGCGTAACCCGCAACATCCCCACAGCAATCGCACTTGAAACTAGTAAAGGGGAGTTCGCACAGGGTATTGCCCTAGGTTTTGTTCTTCTCCTGGTTGCGCTCAGCGTCAACTTTGCCCTGGCCTTTGCGCAAGGCGAAGGGGGTATGAAGTGA